AAACCAGTATCCGAAATCATTTTTGGAATCTCCTGAATGGATACGCACAAAAAAGCAATTTCGAAGTAATTCCAGAAGCCGCATGTTTGGGCACAAAAGGCAAGCAAGTTCGCCCCGACGGCATCCTCAAAAACTCATTCGGAATCGATATCGGTCTTTGGGAAAGCAAGGACGAGAAGGACGATATCGATGCTGAAATCGAGGTGAAACGGCAAAAAGGCTACCCCTTCTCAAATATTCTCTTCGAAGATTCATCGACGGCGATTCTCTTTCAATACCAAGAAGAGGTGATGCGCATTGATATTAGCAATGAAACAAAACTTGATGAATTACTAACGCGATTTATCACCTTCAAAAATGAAACCATCGAGCAATTTGAAACCGCGCTTGAAAATTTCAAAGCCGATATTCCCGCAATTGTTGAAGCCCTGCGCGAAAAAATAGAATCAGCACGCCGACATAATGAACCCTTCCTTAAGGCAGGGCAAGAATTCCTTGTACTTTGTCAAGCAGAAATTAACCCCGATATCACCGAAGCGGATATCCGTGAAATGATGATTCAGCACATTCTTACGAGCGATATCTTCAACAAAATTTTTGACGATGCCGATTTCCATCGACATAACAACATCGCCCGTGAACTCGAAAAGCTCATCGAACTCCTTTTTTCTCGCACTGAACGCAAAAACCTTCTCACGCAAATTGAGCATTATTACGATGCCATCAACGCCGCCGCTGCCGGCATTTCAGATCATCATGAAAAGCAGAAATTCTTAAAGGTGCTTTATGAGAATTTCTACAAAGTCTATAACCCGAAGGCTGCCGATAAGCTTGGTGTGGTTTACACCCCAAACGAAATTGTGAAATTTATGATCGAAAGCACCGACGCGTTGCTCTTTCAACACTTCGGAAAAACTCTCTCAGATCGTGATGTCGAAATTTTAGACCCCGCAACAGGTACAGGGACTTTCATTACCGCGCTGATTGACCATATTCCGCTCCGCGATTTAGAGTATAAATACAAGCACGAAATCCACGCCAATGAAGTCGCGATTCTTCCTTATTACATCGCCAACCTCAATATCGAATTCACCTACAAACAGCGAACAGGTCGTTACGAAGAATTCAATAATTTATGTTTTGTCGATACGCTCGATAACATTGGGGCTTTGAGCTATGAAGGAAATAAACAGCAAAATAATTTATTCGCGTTAAGCAGCGAAAACTCAGAGCGGATAAAACGGCAGAACAGTAAAAAGATTTCGGTAGTGATTGGTAACCCACCCTACAATGCCAATCAATTAAATGAAAATGACAACAATAAGAATCGTGAATACCCCTTTATTGATAAAGAAATTAAAGAGACATTTATTAAACAGAGCACAGCACAAAAAACCAAAGTGTACGATATGTACGCAAGGTTTTACCGTTGGGCTATGAATAGGATTACCTCGAAAGGTGTAATTGCCTTTATCACGAATCGCAGTTTTATCGATAGCCGAACATTCGATGGGTTTCGGAAATGTGTACAGAACGACTTTGCCGAGTGTTACATCATTGATACAAAGAGCGATGTTCGAGCTAACCCTAAAATAGCCGGAACAACACATAATGTTTTCGGAATCCAAACCGGCGTGGCCATTATGTTTTTGGTTCGCAAAGACAAGCAATCCGGCAATTGCAAAATTTATTATGTCGCTTTGGATGACTTCTGGCGAAAAGAAGAAAAATTAGATTGGCTACGCCAAAATAAATTTGAGAAAATTCAGTTTGAAACGGTTTCTCCCGATAAAAACGGCAATTGGATAAACCTCGCCGATACCGATTTCGACACGCTCTTGCCTCTTGCCGATAAAAACACCAAACTCGCTAAAGAAAAAAAGCAAGAAAAAGCCGTCTTTAAACTCTTTTCGCTTGGCGTGGTAACGAACCGCGACGAATGGGTGTATGATTTTGATGATAAAGATCTAGAAAAAAAAGTGAAGTTCTTTTGCGAGTTTTATGAAAAAGAAAAAGCACGTTGGGAGCGCTCCAACAAAAAACTACCACTCAACGACTTTGTGGATAGAACAATCAAGTGGACAGAAGAACTTGAAGCGCATCTTGAAAGGGGCTCTGAATTACACTTAGATAAGAAAATGATTCGGGAATCGCTTTACCGCCCATTTGTTAAGCAATTCACTTACTACGATAGAATCATCACGCATCGTTTATATCAGAATAACGTGATTTTCCCAATTGGAAGGAGAGAGGATAACAAGGTTATTTGTATATCAGGTACAGCAAGTTCAAAACCATTTTCATGTATTGCCTCACAAACATTAAGCGGTCTTGATTTATTAGAAAAAACACAATGTCTTCCTCTCTATCGTTACACCGAAAGCGGCGAGCGGGTTGATAACATTACGGATTGGGGGTTGGCACAATTTCGGGCGCATTATGAACCCTCTCCCCAGCCCTCTCCCTCCGGGAGAGGGAGTAAGAGCGGAAGCATTTCAAGTCCTCTCCCTTTGGGAGAGGATTTAGGAGAGGGCAAAAAGAGGAAGTTGCCCGAAAATCTACTCCAAACAGCAAGAGAACTTCGCAAAAATGCAACCGATGCCGAAAAACTTATGTGGTCGTTGCTAAGGAATCGGCAACTGAATGGATATAAATTTCGCCGACAGCACCCATTTGGACGTTTTATCCTAGACTTCTACTGTCACGAGTCAAAACTGTGCGTTGAACTCGATGGCGGGCAACATGCCGAGAAAAATCAGGCCGAGTACGATGCCGCAAGAACTGAAGTGCTGAACCAAAATGGGATTCGAGTGATTCGATTTTGGAATAACGAAGTATTCACGAATACCGAAGGTGTATTGATGAACATAATTGAGCACTTGGAAAAAAGTCCAATTATTACTAGTCCTCTCCTGAGTGAAGATGATTCAAGAAGCGTAAGCAATCCAAGTCCTCTCCCTCTGGGAGAGGATTTAGGAGAGGGCAAATTCAGGAGTAGCGACAAAGTCTCAAGTGAAATTCCTTCTAAAGAGGATTTAGGAGAGGGCAAAACAATCACCAAAGAAGCCATCTTTCACTACACCTACGCTGTCTTACATCATCCCGCTTACCGAAAGAAATACGAACTGAACTTAAAGCGCGAGTTTCCGCGCTTGCCATTTTATGAAGACTTTTGGAAATGGGAGAATTGGGGAAAAACCTTAATGGAACTCCATATAAATTTTGAAACCGCTCCTTCATTTGGCCTTAAACGAATGGAAGTAAAAAGTGATGATGCTTCCAAAAAGCAAAAGCCCAAATTAAAGGTCGATAAAGAGCGAGGTTGGATCATCATCGATGATGAAACCACCCTAACCGGAGTTCCAAAAGAAGCGTGGGAGTATAAATTGGGGAATCGCAGCGCGCTTGAATGGATTTGCGACCAATACAAAGAATCAACCCCAAAAGATAAAACCATTGCAGAAAAATTCAATACCTATCAATTTGCAACGTATAAAGAAAAGGTCATCGATTTGTTGCAGCGTGTTACAACCGTAAGTGTAGAAACAATGAAGATTGTTCAAGGAATGCCTTCTTCGGCAGAGTAAATTGCGATAAAAATAAAAGAAATGGCAAATGATTAAAAGTATTTCAGTTAAAGGGTACAAAACTCTTCACGATTGCAAACTGACTTTAGGGAAAAGAAATATCCTTATTGGCGGGAATATGAGCGGAAAATCAAATATAATCGAGATACTTCAATTGGTTGGGAAGTATTTTATACATCCCACATATATTATGGAAGATGCATCATTAATTGCTAGAAGTACTTCAAGGAATAATTCGGAAATATCAATTCTTCTAGAATCAGAATTTGATAGTATCAATACAAGTCTAAACTTGCAATGGGATATTAATTATCAACAAAATAACAAAAATGAACCTGTCAAATTGGAAGCATATCAGTATGATTCTGTTACTAAGGCTGTAATAAGAGAATTATTTTATGGGTATTTTAAGCCATTATATTCTCCGATTTTATGCTACAAGGATATCCATACAAATTCACAATCCCCAATTCGTCAGCCACAAAGTGCCGCACCATTTAAATACCTAAATAATGTTGGAAGTAATTTAGCTAACATTTTACTGAAGTATTTTAATGACGATTCCTTTCGAAGTGAATTAAAAAAAATCATGAAAGCAGTAAACCCGGATTTTATGAATATTTATGTTGATCAAGTGGTTGGTAACTTTATCAACATTACTTGGAAGGAAAAGAATTTGGAGAGAGACTTATACGCAAGCGACCTTTCCGATGGCACACTTCGGCTGCTTTGTTTGTGTGCAATTTTACTGCCCAATTCCATTGTTGAGCCTCCAAAACTCATTTGTATCGATGAACCTGAATTGGGGTTATATCCAAGAAGAGTATTACCCATTCTTGCAGAAATGATAAAGAATAAGTCGGAAGAAAGCCAAGTCATTATCACCACTCATTCACCGGAACTTCTGAATTATTTTGACTTGGAAGATGTGGTAGCTTTAGAAAGGGAAGATGGAAAAACAAAGTTTATTCGCCCGTCCGATAAAAAAGAACTGGAGCAATTGCTAAAAAGCTATGAGTATTCGTTATCCGATTTATGGCTGACGGGTAAATTTGAAGAAAAAAGTTAATTTTTTCCACCAAACCCTTTATGAAAATTAATCTCCTTTTCGAAGGAATTTCAGATAAAGAATCTTTTGAGGTTCTTTTAAAGGAAGAAATTCAAACTCTGAAAACGAAAAAATTTGAAGTCAACGCCAACGACTATGGTGGAAGAAAAAGAGGGTTTACGAGAATACTTCCAAAAGAGATAAAATCGTCGTTTGAAGTTTATTCTGCAGATTATGTATTTGTTCATATTGATTCCGAAGAGGATAGTAAAGAACAAATGAACGAAAACATTGAGAAAATGAAAAGGTCAATACCAGTAGATTTCCATAATAGAGTTTTTTGGATAGTGATTCGGAAAAATCTTGAAAGCGTACTCTTGGCAGGCTGTTTAGAAAAGGAGAGAAACTTTGAAGAAATTCAGAAACCAAAGAAAGCAATAAGGGGAATTTTTGGCATGAAGTTAAAAAAGGGTTATATCGAAACCATTGATGCAAAAGAATATATATCACAAGTGAGTAAGGAAAGAATTCTAAGCAGAATCTCGGGTGTGAAAGATTTTCAACAAGGGTTGAATCAAATAAGCGAATTCGGTTGAGTGGCACCTTAAATGTTATAACAAAAAAAAGCGCGGATTTCTCCGCGCCTTTTTCATTTTAAGAAGAGTGATTCGGTTACTTTTCTTCCACCGGTTCATCGGTTTCTTTCTCACTGTTTTCCTTCGTGACATCCACAAACACAAGGTTATCGTTTTTCTTGCTGTATTTGATTTTGATACCGCTGCCTTCTGTGAATTTTCCTTTAAGCAATTCCTCTGCCATTGGATCCTCAACATACTTTTGTAACGCCCGACGAAGCGGCCGTGCGCCAAACTGTTGATCATATCCTTTGTTGACAAGGAATTCTTTGGCCGGCTTTGTAATCTCAATCGAAATTCCCATTTCACGAATACGCTTGAAAAGCTTATCCGCTGTGATATCGATAATGCGGAAGATGTGTTCCTTTTCAAGTTGATGAAACACAACCACATCATCAATACGATTTAAGAATTCCGGATTAAAGACGCGCTTTAAGGCATCTTCAATCGTTGATTTCATATTGTCGTAACGGCTCTTTTCATCCGGCTTCGAAAAGCCCATTCCGGCTCCCATATTCTTAATATCGCGTGCACCGATATTCGAGGTCATAATGATAATCGTATTACGGAAGTCCACCCGTCTTCCCAAACCATCGGTCAAAATGCCGTCGTCGAGAACCTGCAATAGAATATTAAAGACATCGGGGTGCGCCTTCTCAATTTCATCCAATAGCACCACGCTGTATGGCTTGCGGCGAACTTTTTCTGTAAGCTGACCACCTTCTTCATACCCAACATAACCGGGCGGTGCGCCGACAAGGCGAGAGACGGAGAACTTTTCCATATACTCACTCATATCAATTCGAATCATTGCATCTTCTGAGTCGAAGAGATACCGAGTTAAAGCTTTGGCAAGTTCTGTTTTTCCAACACCGGTTGGTCCTAAGAAGATAAAAGAACCAATCGGGCGATTCGGATCTTTCAAGCCCGCACGCGTACGCTGAATTGCTCTTGATATTTTCTCAATGGCTTCATCTTGCCCAATAACTTCTGCCTTTAAGATTTCAGTCATCTTCAAAAGCTTATCCGATTCAGATTGAGCGACCTTCAAAACAGGGATGCCGGTCATCATTGCAACTACGGCCGCGACATTTTCTTCCGCAACATCATAAATCTTCTCGGAGGTTGATTTTTCCCATTCCTGCTTTGCTTTTTCAAGTGAATCAATTAATCGCTTTTCTTGATCGCGAAGCCGTGCCGCTTCTTCAAAATTTTGAGACTTAACGACCTGATTCTTTTGTGACTTTATATCCTCAATTCGCCCTTCGAGTTCCAAAATTTCCTTTGGCACATGAATATTTGAAAGATGAACTCGTGCACCGGCCTCATCCATTACATCAATGGCTTTATCGGGTAAGTGACGATCGGTGATATAACGGTCGCTCAGTTTCACCGCCGATTCAATGGCTTCTTTGCTATAACGAACATTGTGGTGAGACTCATACTTTTCTTTAATGTTTTGAAGAATAGCGATGGTGTCCTCAACGCTTGTCGGCTCGACCATAATCTTTTGGAATCTGCGATCAAGTGCGCCGTCCTTTTCGATATACTGACGGTATTCATCAAGTGTTGTAGCACCAATGCATTGGAGATCGCCACGAGCAAGTGCAGGCTTAAAGATATTGCTGGCATCAAGAGAACCCGAGGCTCCGCCGGCACCAACAATCGTGTGGAGTTCGTCGATAAAAAGAATCACATCTTTTGATTTTTCAAGCTCATTCATTACGGCTTTCATCCGTTCTTCAAATTGGCCACGGTATTTTGTACCGGCAACTAGTGCCGCCAAATCAAGAGCGACAACGCGTTTGTCATAAAGCACTCGCGAGACTTTTCGTTGAACGATTCGAAGTGCAAGCCCTTCGGCAATAGCGGTTTTACCAACGCCGGGCTCACCGATGAGTACCGGATTATTCTTTTTTCTGCGGCTAAGAACTTGAGCGACGCGTTCAATTTCCTTTTCGCGACCAATGATGGGGTCTAACTTATCCTCCATTGCAAGCTTGGTCAAATCACGCCCGAAATTATCGAGCACCGGTGTCTTTGATTTTTCCATTTTTCGTGCCTCTTGTTGTTGTTGATATTGTCCCCCGCTGCCTCCTTGCGCGCCGCTTGCAACAGCGGTCGTGAGAGGGCTGCCGGATTTACCGCTCATGATGTTCTCAAGTTCCTCACGCACATTTTCATACATGATTCCGTGTGCTGAAAGAATTTGTGACGCCACATTTTCTTGATCCTTTAAAAGTGAAAGAAGTAAATGCTCTGTACCGATGATATCAGATTTGCAAATCTTCGCTTCGATGTAAGTAATTTTTAATACTTTTTCGGCTTGTTTTGTCAATGGAACATTACCCAAAGTAAGTGTTCCGCCTGTTGAGCGAACCGTATCCTCAATTGATCGTTTGAGTTTGTAAAGGTCGCAGCCTAAATTTTTCAGAATTCTTACAGCGATACCTTCCCCCTCTCTAATAATCCCTAATAAAAGATGCTCGGTACCAATATACTCGTGACCAAGGCGCAAAGCTT
The window above is part of the Chloroherpetonaceae bacterium genome. Proteins encoded here:
- a CDS encoding type ISP restriction/modification enzyme, with amino-acid sequence MSKLLIQTYYKNLERVRHFGKTTNETSIRNHFWNLLNGYAQKSNFEVIPEAACLGTKGKQVRPDGILKNSFGIDIGLWESKDEKDDIDAEIEVKRQKGYPFSNILFEDSSTAILFQYQEEVMRIDISNETKLDELLTRFITFKNETIEQFETALENFKADIPAIVEALREKIESARRHNEPFLKAGQEFLVLCQAEINPDITEADIREMMIQHILTSDIFNKIFDDADFHRHNNIARELEKLIELLFSRTERKNLLTQIEHYYDAINAAAAGISDHHEKQKFLKVLYENFYKVYNPKAADKLGVVYTPNEIVKFMIESTDALLFQHFGKTLSDRDVEILDPATGTGTFITALIDHIPLRDLEYKYKHEIHANEVAILPYYIANLNIEFTYKQRTGRYEEFNNLCFVDTLDNIGALSYEGNKQQNNLFALSSENSERIKRQNSKKISVVIGNPPYNANQLNENDNNKNREYPFIDKEIKETFIKQSTAQKTKVYDMYARFYRWAMNRITSKGVIAFITNRSFIDSRTFDGFRKCVQNDFAECYIIDTKSDVRANPKIAGTTHNVFGIQTGVAIMFLVRKDKQSGNCKIYYVALDDFWRKEEKLDWLRQNKFEKIQFETVSPDKNGNWINLADTDFDTLLPLADKNTKLAKEKKQEKAVFKLFSLGVVTNRDEWVYDFDDKDLEKKVKFFCEFYEKEKARWERSNKKLPLNDFVDRTIKWTEELEAHLERGSELHLDKKMIRESLYRPFVKQFTYYDRIITHRLYQNNVIFPIGRREDNKVICISGTASSKPFSCIASQTLSGLDLLEKTQCLPLYRYTESGERVDNITDWGLAQFRAHYEPSPQPSPSGRGSKSGSISSPLPLGEDLGEGKKRKLPENLLQTARELRKNATDAEKLMWSLLRNRQLNGYKFRRQHPFGRFILDFYCHESKLCVELDGGQHAEKNQAEYDAARTEVLNQNGIRVIRFWNNEVFTNTEGVLMNIIEHLEKSPIITSPLLSEDDSRSVSNPSPLPLGEDLGEGKFRSSDKVSSEIPSKEDLGEGKTITKEAIFHYTYAVLHHPAYRKKYELNLKREFPRLPFYEDFWKWENWGKTLMELHINFETAPSFGLKRMEVKSDDASKKQKPKLKVDKERGWIIIDDETTLTGVPKEAWEYKLGNRSALEWICDQYKESTPKDKTIAEKFNTYQFATYKEKVIDLLQRVTTVSVETMKIVQGMPSSAE
- a CDS encoding AAA family ATPase, with the protein product MIKSISVKGYKTLHDCKLTLGKRNILIGGNMSGKSNIIEILQLVGKYFIHPTYIMEDASLIARSTSRNNSEISILLESEFDSINTSLNLQWDINYQQNNKNEPVKLEAYQYDSVTKAVIRELFYGYFKPLYSPILCYKDIHTNSQSPIRQPQSAAPFKYLNNVGSNLANILLKYFNDDSFRSELKKIMKAVNPDFMNIYVDQVVGNFINITWKEKNLERDLYASDLSDGTLRLLCLCAILLPNSIVEPPKLICIDEPELGLYPRRVLPILAEMIKNKSEESQVIITTHSPELLNYFDLEDVVALEREDGKTKFIRPSDKKELEQLLKSYEYSLSDLWLTGKFEEKS
- a CDS encoding ATP-dependent Clp protease ATP-binding subunit — translated: MEGNFSNRVQDVIRYSREEALRLGHEYIGTEHLLLGIIREGEGIAVRILKNLGCDLYKLKRSIEDTVRSTGGTLTLGNVPLTKQAEKVLKITYIEAKICKSDIIGTEHLLLSLLKDQENVASQILSAHGIMYENVREELENIMSGKSGSPLTTAVASGAQGGSGGQYQQQQEARKMEKSKTPVLDNFGRDLTKLAMEDKLDPIIGREKEIERVAQVLSRRKKNNPVLIGEPGVGKTAIAEGLALRIVQRKVSRVLYDKRVVALDLAALVAGTKYRGQFEERMKAVMNELEKSKDVILFIDELHTIVGAGGASGSLDASNIFKPALARGDLQCIGATTLDEYRQYIEKDGALDRRFQKIMVEPTSVEDTIAILQNIKEKYESHHNVRYSKEAIESAVKLSDRYITDRHLPDKAIDVMDEAGARVHLSNIHVPKEILELEGRIEDIKSQKNQVVKSQNFEEAARLRDQEKRLIDSLEKAKQEWEKSTSEKIYDVAEENVAAVVAMMTGIPVLKVAQSESDKLLKMTEILKAEVIGQDEAIEKISRAIQRTRAGLKDPNRPIGSFIFLGPTGVGKTELAKALTRYLFDSEDAMIRIDMSEYMEKFSVSRLVGAPPGYVGYEEGGQLTEKVRRKPYSVVLLDEIEKAHPDVFNILLQVLDDGILTDGLGRRVDFRNTIIIMTSNIGARDIKNMGAGMGFSKPDEKSRYDNMKSTIEDALKRVFNPEFLNRIDDVVVFHQLEKEHIFRIIDITADKLFKRIREMGISIEITKPAKEFLVNKGYDQQFGARPLRRALQKYVEDPMAEELLKGKFTEGSGIKIKYSKKNDNLVFVDVTKENSEKETDEPVEEK